TTGTCGACCGTATGCAGGAGTTGGTGAAGATGCTCGCCGGCATCGTTGCAGTGGATCAGGGTCGGGCTAGTGAATTGACCCAGGCCAAGGCGCGGCTTTTACAGGCCCAGGCGCTTCGTGATGCTGCTGAAGCAAAGGTACGCGATGCAGAAATTACTTTGCGCAAGCTGGTGGGCGAACGGCCAATTCCTATTCCACACAGCAAAGAGTGGAACATCGGTCTGACCCAGCTCGAAACCTTGCTGGATGCTGCCAAAAATCACCCAACGCTTCGCCAGGCCACTGCTCAGGCTGAATCCGCTGACTTGCAAGCCGAGGCCGTGCGCGCTTCCGGGCTGCCCCAACTCAATTGGGTGATCAGCAAGAACACCGCCGAGGATTCAATTGGCCGTGAGCAACCCTGGCAGACTAACCTAAGTGTTACATGGGGCGCGTTCCGTGGTGGCTCCACCCGTGCCGCCGAACGTGCGGCTCTCCAACGCGCCGACGCGAGTCGCCAGGAAACGGAGCAGCAACGGCAGGATCTGGAATTTCGTATTCGCACCGCCGATAACGATGCTCGCGCTCAACTGGAGCGCGCCGAGTTGTACCGTGAACTGTCGGCTGAGTCAGACCGTATTCGCGATGCATTTTTCCAGCAGTGGCACCATCTCGGCAAACGCAGCTTGCTCGATGTGCTCACGGCTGAAAACGACCATTACGGCAACCAGGTGAGTGAAATCAGCAACCGCTTCGATGGCTACCAGTCGATTGTGCGTCAATATGCGAGTGCTGGTACATTGATGCGCTGGTTAAAGGACGAGCGCTGATAAAGAGAAAATTCTTAACGGTGCTAGATGTGTATACCAACATATCAACGGGATGGAAGACTTGGAATCCTTCGATAATTAAAAAATTTTCCTTTTTCCTCAGCCGTTGTTGTTCTCGGCTGTGAGCGTGTTGGCCCTACCTGATCAGCCCCATCGTTGTAGTGACACGTCGGGCCAACCCGATATTCGCAGCCTCGAAGAGCTCAATGGGCTGAAACTCGCGTTGCTCCCCGGTATCACCAAATTGCCCGTTGAAAGCGTGACCGCGGCTTGTAAATGTTAATGGCAGGTAAAGTGGAGGGCAGCGTACAAACCCAGTTCTGTAACAACTCTAATGGAAAAGAACGCATTTCACGGGGTGGAAGCATTCAATTCGACTTCCATGGTCACTTGCTTGTTCGGCGCATAGCACGCCACTTCCTCTTCATTGTTGCCATATCAAGTGTTAACCACAGGCTCACGGTTCCCCGCGCTTTCTGTGCTGATCAGTGTTTATGCGATTCCGGCGTCAACCAGCATTTCACGTACTGTGTCAGCTCGTTGATGGCCAAGCATCTCGTTGCGAGCGGCATTGCCCATGGGGTCGGTGTGGCCGGTGATCACAATATGATATTTGATTTGCGCCTGGCCCCTGCGTAACTCTTAGATTAGCTGGCGGATTGCCTAATGACCCGTTCCGGAGATGTACTGGCGTGAGGTTTGCCTAGGAGCGAACCGCACATTTCCTTTCTGGCTGTAATGCTTAGTCGGGCCGACGTTTTTCAAAAATGCGTGATGACGTCAAGTCTCCACGCTGTCTACCCTAGAAAGGACGTGCACTTGAGCACGGGTGCCTTTCAACTCAGGCGTTGCTTCTTCTCGTCTGACCGGCTGCGGGAAAGTATTACCGTCTTCGCGCACGCGCAGGAAATAGGCCTGCCCAGCCTGAAAATTCGCCTGTTAGAGGTCGTTTTTCTTACCTTGGTATCTGGGCGCGTCTAGCAGGTAAGCGCCAAGCGTGCGCGTACCCGGCGCCAGGCAGAAGCGTGTATAGCCCCCGGGAGCAAGCCAGTGTGAAACTGGCGGTCAATACATACGTGGGCGGCGCTCTGGCGTTGAGCACTCAGCACTGGCCGATAATAGATGACTTGTACTTGGCCAACCGCCACCGGTGCAGCTTCTTGATACGGCGGATAGAAAACCTTGACCGGGCCGCTTTTGGCACTCGCGTCTATTGATTCGCTGGTCCAGAATAGCAGTGAGCCGACTAATGCAACGGTCGTTAAAAATAAATTGAAAGCCATAATGTGCGCCATGGGCGCCGAGTCTGTGGCACCTGAAGAATCGAAGGTTTGATAAACCAGCAGGCCAAATTCCGGTCTACTGCCTGAAATTAATTCTGGATCATCCCCCTAGCGGCCCTATGAGATCCGTCTCATATACCCGTAAAAACTTGCGCTTAGCGTTTTTAAAGGCAAGAAAAACCGGCGTAGATCACTACGCCGGTTTGCTAAGAGTTGAAGTGGATTACGGCAGCAAGTCGACCCTCACAACTACACGACGATCCGGGGCATAACACGCAACTTGCTCTGCATGCGAGCCTTGGCAATCGCTGCTGACAGGTTCGCTTGAGCCTGCGCTGCTGACACTAATGTGGGTGGAGGCAAGCCCACCGTCGACCAACAGACGACGTACGGTCTGTGCACGCTTGAGTCCCAGCGCGTGATTGGCAGCAGGTTTGCCGATGGCATCGGTGTGGCCGATCACTTCCATTTGCGCAAGGTTTGCGTGCTCGCTACGTAGCTGGCTGATCAGGTGTCGAATGGCCTTGCGTCCCGACACAGAGATATCTGCATAGCCAGACTTTCCGAAGGCAAACAACACGTCACCCGAGAGCGAGTAGTCCTTGAATGGTGCCACAGCAGGAACTGGTTGGTAGTCACAGGCAACGACATGGGAAGCGCGGGAAAGTGCATGCAATTGCTGGCGCGTAGCTGCCAACTCCGTCTCGGCCTGGGCACTCGAAACGGCCTGTGGCGCGGTGCTGGCACCCTCGCTGACCTTCAAAAAGTAGGTCATCCCACCGGCCAGTTGAGCACTGTAAACATCGGTGTTCTTGCCTCTGTACTGCGGCGCATCGTTGAGGTAAGCACCAAGCGTATGCTGGCCGGGCTCGACGCAAAATGCGGTATAACCACCCGGCAGCAGCGCGCCTTGAAACTCGCGATCGACGTAAACGTTTGCGGCACCCGCTTGAACATTGGCGGCAGCCGAGCGGTAATACACCACTTGAGCCTGACCACTGGAAACCGGTGCGACGGCGGTGTACTCATTGCCGAACGCTTTAGGGAAAGTGCCTTCGGCCATGGCCGAAGGTACGCTGTACAGGGCCACGCTCAGTAGTGAGATATGAAAAATCATTGTTCGCTTAAACATGCTTATGACTCCACCACGGGCACTTACAGATACCCAGGGTTTTGAAAAGAAGGAGAGAGGGCGGCGCCAACGATGCCGCCCTTCGTTTGGGCTTAAACCAGGTTGGTTTGCACACCTTGTTGAACCAGCAACTCAGCATCCAGCGCGTCATGGCGATACACCTCGTACTCCACGCCACCGACTGTCACCTGACCGGAATTAGCCCAGTTGCCAGGATCAGTCCCGTCAGCCAACAGCTCGTCAAGGTTGACCGTGTCGCCGGCGTTGCCCTTGACCATCATTTGCACGTGGTCGTCCTCGGTGAACAATGAGGTGGTACCTTGCTCCAGCACATCGCTCAACGACAGATTCAAGGTGTTGTTGCCACTACCGGTTAGATCAATAACCTCGATGGAACTGATCTTTTCGCCCAGTTGGGTCAGGTCCAACACCTGATCCTTACCGGTGAGTTTGAGAGTGTCGAGGCCTGAGCCCGCATTGATATGAGTGTTGCCCCCTCCAAGCACCGTCACATCTTGCACGGAGAAAATATTGTCTTCGTCCCCCCCGTTGTAGGCGGCAGATTCGCTAACAACCTGAGATACAGCGGGGTCAACATGCTGGAAGCCAGCTCCGGAGGTCAGTGTGAACTGAATATCGTCCAGCCAGAACCAATCTCCAACTCCCCCCTTAAACTCGATGCGAGCGAATTCCTGCCCTGCTGGCATCGGCACATCGACAGTTTGGATATTGCTGACCCCCTTCGTTGCCACGAGTATGCTGTGGATCAGGTGGTTGTCGGCGTCATAAAAGCTGACAGTCTTGTCCACATGCAAACCACCAATCGAGAAGGAGGCTTGAGTTGCTGTTTCGCCGTTATTCAGGGTGAGGGATGGGTTTGTACTACCTCCTGACCACATTCCTAAACCAGCGGAATGTGCCGTTCCAAGGTCGGACAGGCTGACACCTGATGCGATGATGCCACGAGGCCACCCAGCGGTTTCGTTAGCATAGTTACCCCAGGAAAATGTGAAAGCGCCGAAGTCTCGTACCGCGTTCACTTCGACCCTTTCAGGTGTAGCGCTTTCAAAATCGACTTCTGCTAATTTGAAAATAAGCGACTGAGATACATTGCCCACCTGATCTATAAACGCTGCGGACGTGTTAGTCATTTGGGCACCGGGCGCCAGAATATCCACTGAGCCCGCATCAATCTGAGCCTGAGTCAATGCCTGGTCAAAGTGCTTGTCGCCAACAATTATTTGAAGGGTGTCTCCTGCCTTGAGACTGCTGCCATCAAACTGTACGGTGACGGTGCTACCATTGATCGAGAACGAATCCGGTGCATCCGGGGCTTCTGTGTCGAGCGTGACATCCTGTGTGCTGACAGTGCCAACGTTACCGGCTTTATCAACTACACGAGTCTGTATTTCCCAATCTGCGGTGTGGCTGTTGTCATCCACAAAGCTCCAACTGTTTGAGCCGTTAAGGATTGCATCCTGCCATGTCTTTCCGCCGTCCAGCGAAACCTGGACTCTCTCGTCAGCCGATATAGCAGCGGTCAGAGAACCGCTGATCAGACGTCCCCTTGTACCGTCATTGGTCAGGAAGTCGGTGTGGTTGGCACCGCTGTCCTTGCTCATGCTTTCTGCGATAGCGTTGGCCACAGGAGCAGTGGTGTCGATGTTCACCGGGTACGGGTCAGATTCTTCACTGGCGTTGCCCGCCGGGTCGGTCACAATAATGGTGAAATCGTGATCGCCATCATTCAGTGGCGGGTTCGGGGTGAATTCCCAGC
This genomic stretch from Pseudomonas synxantha BG33R harbors:
- a CDS encoding Ig-like domain-containing protein, with product MSDDVGIIQGPIAEGGSTDDTTPTLSGGGQQPGDTVTIIDNGTIIGTAPVKDDGSWEFTPNPPLNDGDHDFTIIVTDPAGNASEESDPYPVNIDTTAPVANAIAESMSKDSGANHTDFLTNDGTRGRLISGSLTAAISADERVQVSLDGGKTWQDAILNGSNSWSFVDDNSHTADWEIQTRVVDKAGNVGTVSTQDVTLDTEAPDAPDSFSINGSTVTVQFDGSSLKAGDTLQIIVGDKHFDQALTQAQIDAGSVDILAPGAQMTNTSAAFIDQVGNVSQSLIFKLAEVDFESATPERVEVNAVRDFGAFTFSWGNYANETAGWPRGIIASGVSLSDLGTAHSAGLGMWSGGSTNPSLTLNNGETATQASFSIGGLHVDKTVSFYDADNHLIHSILVATKGVSNIQTVDVPMPAGQEFARIEFKGGVGDWFWLDDIQFTLTSGAGFQHVDPAVSQVVSESAAYNGGDEDNIFSVQDVTVLGGGNTHINAGSGLDTLKLTGKDQVLDLTQLGEKISSIEVIDLTGSGNNTLNLSLSDVLEQGTTSLFTEDDHVQMMVKGNAGDTVNLDELLADGTDPGNWANSGQVTVGGVEYEVYRHDALDAELLVQQGVQTNLV
- a CDS encoding OmpA family protein; translated protein: MFKRTMIFHISLLSVALYSVPSAMAEGTFPKAFGNEYTAVAPVSSGQAQVVYYRSAAANVQAGAANVYVDREFQGALLPGGYTAFCVEPGQHTLGAYLNDAPQYRGKNTDVYSAQLAGGMTYFLKVSEGASTAPQAVSSAQAETELAATRQQLHALSRASHVVACDYQPVPAVAPFKDYSLSGDVLFAFGKSGYADISVSGRKAIRHLISQLRSEHANLAQMEVIGHTDAIGKPAANHALGLKRAQTVRRLLVDGGLASTHISVSSAGSSEPVSSDCQGSHAEQVACYAPDRRVVVRVDLLP
- a CDS encoding TolC family protein, with protein sequence MTFKFAGAQSTLAAHLASLCLFGALGFSPVQADSQPDLLNFQPVKAEKAKPTASSRTVSAPQVHSVSALAYAALPARMAARAQGARIIAGPSELELRGIFRHAVEAAIDRSPQVLRSKAEQQASQSDVDEAKGQRWPQIDVGTQTQAMQFGKGKDNEQGSGGLNLAVSTMVYDWGRLDNTIESRKKLTVAADESLDAERENTGYEVVTTLIEIGKQQIVVDLSQQFVDRMQELVKMLAGIVAVDQGRASELTQAKARLLQAQALRDAAEAKVRDAEITLRKLVGERPIPIPHSKEWNIGLTQLETLLDAAKNHPTLRQATAQAESADLQAEAVRASGLPQLNWVISKNTAEDSIGREQPWQTNLSVTWGAFRGGSTRAAERAALQRADASRQETEQQRQDLEFRIRTADNDARAQLERAELYRELSAESDRIRDAFFQQWHHLGKRSLLDVLTAENDHYGNQVSEISNRFDGYQSIVRQYASAGTLMRWLKDER